One Prevotella melaninogenica DNA window includes the following coding sequences:
- a CDS encoding HAD-IA family hydrolase, with the protein MSIKSYLQKLSFRTGVIVLLMCIPFYILSFVQVFFPVSTATKGILFTVFFGLAKSFQYGGIAILGKEGYKRVKGYLKRKKQAKDKAEKANSDAIPRYCPDLFSNPEILSGIRLIIFDFDGTLGDSQKLITDTMLATIERLNLPMRSREECARTIGLPLKECFSSIIPMTDEQAEECAKVYSEIFNEKNVPGVVKAFPGVVETLERLSSQGILMSIASSRSHRTLAKLMDELDLSKYITYLIAADDVVEKKPAAESVLKTLRHFNIEAHETLVVGDTEFDILMGRNAGTHTCGVTYGNGSKESLEAAKAEWIVC; encoded by the coding sequence ATGTCTATTAAAAGTTATCTTCAAAAATTGTCTTTTCGCACAGGTGTCATCGTACTCCTGATGTGTATTCCCTTTTATATTCTCTCATTCGTTCAAGTGTTTTTCCCAGTGTCAACGGCAACGAAAGGCATACTGTTTACTGTCTTTTTCGGACTGGCAAAGAGCTTTCAATATGGCGGCATCGCTATCCTTGGAAAGGAAGGTTACAAACGCGTGAAGGGCTATCTTAAACGGAAAAAGCAGGCGAAGGATAAGGCTGAGAAGGCTAATAGCGACGCAATTCCTCGCTACTGTCCTGACCTTTTCTCCAATCCAGAGATTCTTTCTGGTATTCGTCTCATCATCTTCGACTTCGATGGAACGCTTGGCGATTCTCAAAAGCTCATTACCGACACGATGCTTGCAACGATAGAACGTCTGAATTTACCGATGAGAAGTCGTGAGGAGTGCGCCCGAACGATTGGTTTACCATTGAAGGAATGTTTCTCATCTATCATCCCAATGACGGATGAACAGGCTGAGGAGTGTGCTAAAGTGTATAGCGAAATATTCAATGAGAAGAATGTTCCGGGTGTTGTAAAAGCCTTTCCGGGTGTTGTTGAAACGTTGGAAAGACTTTCTTCGCAAGGCATTCTGATGTCTATTGCAAGTAGTCGTAGCCATAGAACGCTTGCAAAACTGATGGACGAATTAGACCTCTCGAAGTATATCACTTATCTGATTGCTGCCGACGATGTTGTCGAGAAGAAACCAGCAGCTGAATCAGTGCTTAAGACTTTGCGTCATTTCAACATCGAAGCACACGAAACCCTCGTCGTTGGTGATACCGAATTCGACATTCTCATGGGCAGAAATGCAGGTACACACACCTGCGGAGTTACCTACGGTAATGGTAGCAAAGAGAGTTTAGAAGCCGCAAAAGCAGAGTGGATAGTTTGTTAA